Proteins co-encoded in one Taeniopygia guttata chromosome 4, bTaeGut7.mat, whole genome shotgun sequence genomic window:
- the PLA2G12A gene encoding group XIIA secretory phospholipase A2: protein MAPARLSLLPPLLLLVAACAWRPARGQEAPQSPDWRMTLKTIRNGVHKIDTYLNAALDLLGGEDGLCQYKCSDGSRPVPRYGYKPSPPNGCGSPLFGVQFDIGIPSMTRCCNHHDRCYDTCGNKKNDCDEQFQTCLSKICRDVQKTLGISESVQACESTVQLLFDAVIHLGCKPYLDSQRAACMCRYEGKTDL, encoded by the exons ATGGCCCCGGCCCGGCTGTCGCTGCTGcccccgctgctgctgctggtcgCGGCCTGCGCCTGGCGGCCGGCGCGGGGCCAGGAGGCGCCGCAGAGCCCGGACTGGCGGATGACGCTGAAGACGATCCGCAATGGCGTGCACAAGATCGACACGTACCTGAACGCGGCCCTGGACCTGCTGGGCGGCGAGGACGGGCTCTGCCAGTACAAGTGCAGCGACG GATCAAGACCCGTTCCTCGTTATGGGTATAAACCATCACCACCAAATGGCTGTGGATCCCCTCTGTTTGGAGTTCAG TTTGACATCGGTATCCCATCAATGACAAGGTGCTGCAATCACCATGACAGATGCTATGATACTTGtggcaataaaaaaaatgaTTGTGATGAGCAGTTTCAGACCTGCCTCTCAAAAATTTGCAGAGATGTGCAGAAAACGCTTGGAATCTCAGAGAGTGTCCAGG CTTGTGAATCAACTGTTCAACTGCTGTTTGATGCAGTTATACATTTGGGATGCAAACCATACCTGGACAGCCAGAGAGCTGCTTGTATGTGTCGTTATGAGGGCAAGACAGATCTCTGA